Proteins from a genomic interval of Crassostrea angulata isolate pt1a10 chromosome 7, ASM2561291v2, whole genome shotgun sequence:
- the LOC128155801 gene encoding armadillo repeat-containing protein 3-like isoform X1, producing the protein MGKKVKEDKKPPPDDVFDTLAVESRQAGTVVLMLSSPEEDVQSKACEAIYKFVDKCDENKKQLLDLGAGEALLKLMQSEDRIVRRNACMAMGVMTAHPEVRKFLRKREESVPAFIQLLAPEEDTVVHEFSALGLSNMATEFSSKASIFESGGVDALVKCLSSSDPDVQKNSVEALAQLLLDYQSRAAIRDADGLNPLLELLKSEFAIIQKLSLLALDRASQDSENRSALRELEAMSKLIDFVAHPEWNDLHVMAVMVLSNLLEDIESLELIKETGGLKRLVALITDQVPPEEEPKAGTGKGEKKAGSRAAKKSAKGSKSGKKDESEKEEPPPGEAIIPTLPDVKMCAAKAIARSAKSAENRKILHEQEAEKMLIHLLSHESNDVQTAAAQALGVMSENLLSKDSIREWEGLQPLIKLCNSDNGDVKEAATLALANLTAGNSTNCQEVSNLNGVETLIHLLADSRDEAVANTCCVLTNMATEEGLRSEAQGKGVVTALLEPLKSQNTRVQAKSSLAVAAFVCDADSRSDFRNAGGIENLVMLLHSGNDEVRRNAAWALAVCAVDEPTAIEICKLGGMDLLQEIQVSGTRKNPFAEVALERLLDANLSAKYSLTGQLSSTNLIEDGFYDAGQIRPNTKFMSIEDYCKQELNDKRPILFIVAKADPVATQSASNPELEAKDNSKTNVSGKSSRTGREGKGPTSPGRRRASMIPDDDRKSKQKEKEEKQKEEELQAQLQKEAEALANSENQPFNPPTDSNLVKYIEEVTERILQLATATEQVKALAQFVADKMGGCIEKGQLPNFSWELPLSQVKFELKSNVVPIGKIKAGIHIHRALLFKALADRIAVPCTLTRGEYNRAWNEVMLPETPEQPGAQKFPPRCFIVDLIHQPGRLMRSDSPEAVTYKKL; encoded by the exons ATGGGCAAAAAGGTTAAAGAAGACAAGAAACCACCACCGGATGATGTG tttgACACCTTGGCAGTGGAGAGCAGACAGGCAGGGACTGTGGTGTTGATGCTAAGTAGTCCTGAAGAAGATGTACAGTCTAAAGCCTGCGAAGCCATTTACAAGTTTGTTGACAaat GTGATGAAAACAAGAAACAGTTGCTAGACTTGGGAGCAGGAGAGGCCTTGCTAAAGTTAATGCAGAGCGAAGACCGCATAGTGCGGAGAAATGCCTGCATGGCCATGGGAGTCATGACAGCTCATC ctGAAGTAAGAAAATTCCTGAGAAAAAGAGAGGAATCTGTTCCTGCATTTATTCAGCTATTAGCACCTGAAG AAGACACAGTTGTACATGAGTTTTCTGCCCTGGGTCTGTCCAACATGGCCACAGAATTCAGCAGCAAGGCGTCAATATTTGAGAGTGGGGGAGTGGATGCCTTGGTCAAATGTCTCAGCTCCAGTGATCCAGATGTCCAGAAGAACAGTGTTGAAGCCCTTGCTCAATTGTTATTG GATTACCAGTCCAGAGCTGCCATCCGGGATGCAGATGGACTGAATCCTTTGCTGGAGTTGCTGAAGTCAGAATTTGCCATCATACAGAAGCTGTCACTGTTGGCCTTGGACAGAGCCTCACAGGACT cTGAGAATAGATCTGCGCTTCGAGAGCTGGAGGCCATGTCAAAGCTGATTGACTTTGTGGCTCATCCTGAATGGAATGACCTACATGTCATGGCAGTAATGGTTCTCTCTAATCTCTTGGAAGACATAGAGAGCCTAGAG CTTATTAAAGAGACAGGGGGACTGAAGCGTCTTGTGGCCCTGATCACAGACCAGGTCCCCCCAGAGGAGGAACCAAAAGCTGGGACAGGCAAGGGGGAGAAGAAGGCAGGCTCTCGGGCCGCCAAGAAGAGTGCAAAGGGAAGTAAGTCAG GTAAGAAGGATGAGTCTGAGAAAGAAGAGCCACCCCCGGGAGAGGCCATCATCCCCACCCTCCCCGACGTCAAAATGTGTGCTGCAAAAGCCATCGCCAGATCAGCTAAAAGTG cTGAAAACAGAAAGATTCTGCACGAGCAGGAAGCAGAGAAGATGTTGATCCACCTCCTGAGTCACGAGTCCAACGATGTACAGACCGCAGCAGCCCAAGCCCTAGGGGTCATGTCGGAGAACCTACTCAGTAAAGACTCCATCAGGGAGTGGG AAGGCCTACAGCCCCTGATTAAGCTGTGCAACTCTGATAATGGAGATGTGAAGGAAGCAGCAACACTAGCACTGGCCAACCTCACTGCTGGGAACTCCACTAACTGCCA AGAGGTGAGCAATCTGAATGGAGTTGAAACCTTAATCCACTTGTTGGCGGATTCTCGGGATGAAGCTGTGGCCAATACTTGTTGTGTACTGACCAACATGGCCACAGAGGAAGGGCTGCGCTCAGAGGCCCAGGGCAAAGGAGTGGTCACTGCCCTTCTGGAGCCCCTGAAATCACA AAATACAAGAGTACAAGCCAAGTCATCTCTGGCAGTTGCTGCTTTTGTTTGTGATGCAGATTCTAGATCAGAC TTCCGAAATGCAGGAGGCATCGAGAATTTGGTGATGCTGTTGCATTCTGGGAATGATGAGGTCAGACGTAATGCAGCATGGGCATTGGCTGTTTGTGCTGTAGATGAACCAACTGCTATTGAGATCTGCAAACTAGG AGGAATGGATCTCCTGCAAGAAATTCAGGTGTCTGGAACCAGAAAGAATCCCTTTGCTGAGGTTGCTTTGGAGAGATTGTTGGATGCTAACTTGTCAGCAAAATATTCCTTGACTGGACAACTAA GCTCCACCAACCTGATAGAAGATGGCTTTTATGATGCAGGACAAATCCGCCCCAACACCAAATTTATGTCAATCGAAGATTACTGCAAGCAAGAACTTAATGACAAAAGACCCATTCTCTTCATCGTTGCCAAGGCAGA TCCTGTGGCCACCCAGTCTGCCTCTAACCCAGAGCTCGAGGCCAAAGATAACTCCAAAACAAATGTGTCTGGGAAATCCTCTCGGACCGGCAGGGAAGGAAAAGG TCCTACGTCACC GGGTCGCAGACGTGCCTCCATGATTCCTGATGACGATAG AAAATCTAAACagaaagagaaagaagaaaaacagaaAGAAGAAGAGTTACAGGCTCAGCTCCAAAAGGAGGCTGAAGCTCTGGCCAACTCGGAGAACCAGCCCTTCAATCCCCCGACCGACTCCAATCTAGTGAAGTACATAGAGGAAGTGACTGAGAGGATCTTACAGCTAGCTACAGCCACCGAACAAGTCAAAGCCCTGGCTCA aTTTGTAGCTGACAAGATGGGAGGCTGCATTGAGAAAGGACAACTGCCAAACTTTAGCTGGGAACTTCCTCTTAGTCAAgttaaatttgaattgaaatcaAATGTGGTTCCCATTGGTAAAATCAAGGCTGGAATTCACATACACAGAGCTTTGCTATTCAAG GCTCTTGCGGACAGAATTGCTGTACCCTGTACTCTGACTAGAGGAGAATACAACCGTGCTTGGAATGAGGTCATGTTACCTGAGACACCTGAACAG CCCGGAGCCCAGAAATTCCCACCTCGATGCTTCATAGTGGATTTGATCCACCAACCAGGACGTCTCATGAGATCAGATTCACCAGAGGCTGTCACATACAAAAAGCTGTGA
- the LOC128155801 gene encoding armadillo repeat-containing protein 3-like isoform X4, giving the protein MGKKVKEDKKPPPDDVFDTLAVESRQAGTVVLMLSSPEEDVQSKACEAIYKFVDKCDENKKQLLDLGAGEALLKLMQSEDRIVRRNACMAMGVMTAHPEVRKFLRKREESVPAFIQLLAPEEDTVVHEFSALGLSNMATEFSSKASIFESGGVDALVKCLSSSDPDVQKNSVEALAQLLLDYQSRAAIRDADGLNPLLELLKSEFAIIQKLSLLALDRASQDSENRSALRELEAMSKLIDFVAHPEWNDLHVMAVMVLSNLLEDIESLELIKETGGLKRLVALITDQVPPEEEPKAGTGKGEKKAGSRAAKKSAKGSKSGKKDESEKEEPPPGEAIIPTLPDVKMCAAKAIARSAKSAENRKILHEQEAEKMLIHLLSHESNDVQTAAAQALGVMSENLLSKDSIREWEGLQPLIKLCNSDNGDVKEAATLALANLTAGNSTNCQEVSNLNGVETLIHLLADSRDEAVANTCCVLTNMATEEGLRSEAQGKGVVTALLEPLKSQNTRVQAKSSLAVAAFVCDADSRSDFRNAGGIENLVMLLHSGNDEVRRNAAWALAVCAVDEPTAIEICKLGGMDLLQEIQVSGTRKNPFAEVALERLLDANLSAKYSLTGQLSSTNLIEDGFYDAGQIRPNTKFMSIEDYCKQELNDKRPILFIVAKADPVATQSASNPELEAKDNSKTNVSGKSSRTGREGKGPTSPKSKQKEKEEKQKEEELQAQLQKEAEALANSENQPFNPPTDSNLVKYIEEVTERILQLATATEQVKALAQFVADKMGGCIEKGQLPNFSWELPLSQVKFELKSNVVPIGKIKAGIHIHRALLFKALADRIAVPCTLTRGEYNRAWNEVMLPETPEQPGAQKFPPRCFIVDLIHQPGRLMRSDSPEAVTYKKL; this is encoded by the exons ATGGGCAAAAAGGTTAAAGAAGACAAGAAACCACCACCGGATGATGTG tttgACACCTTGGCAGTGGAGAGCAGACAGGCAGGGACTGTGGTGTTGATGCTAAGTAGTCCTGAAGAAGATGTACAGTCTAAAGCCTGCGAAGCCATTTACAAGTTTGTTGACAaat GTGATGAAAACAAGAAACAGTTGCTAGACTTGGGAGCAGGAGAGGCCTTGCTAAAGTTAATGCAGAGCGAAGACCGCATAGTGCGGAGAAATGCCTGCATGGCCATGGGAGTCATGACAGCTCATC ctGAAGTAAGAAAATTCCTGAGAAAAAGAGAGGAATCTGTTCCTGCATTTATTCAGCTATTAGCACCTGAAG AAGACACAGTTGTACATGAGTTTTCTGCCCTGGGTCTGTCCAACATGGCCACAGAATTCAGCAGCAAGGCGTCAATATTTGAGAGTGGGGGAGTGGATGCCTTGGTCAAATGTCTCAGCTCCAGTGATCCAGATGTCCAGAAGAACAGTGTTGAAGCCCTTGCTCAATTGTTATTG GATTACCAGTCCAGAGCTGCCATCCGGGATGCAGATGGACTGAATCCTTTGCTGGAGTTGCTGAAGTCAGAATTTGCCATCATACAGAAGCTGTCACTGTTGGCCTTGGACAGAGCCTCACAGGACT cTGAGAATAGATCTGCGCTTCGAGAGCTGGAGGCCATGTCAAAGCTGATTGACTTTGTGGCTCATCCTGAATGGAATGACCTACATGTCATGGCAGTAATGGTTCTCTCTAATCTCTTGGAAGACATAGAGAGCCTAGAG CTTATTAAAGAGACAGGGGGACTGAAGCGTCTTGTGGCCCTGATCACAGACCAGGTCCCCCCAGAGGAGGAACCAAAAGCTGGGACAGGCAAGGGGGAGAAGAAGGCAGGCTCTCGGGCCGCCAAGAAGAGTGCAAAGGGAAGTAAGTCAG GTAAGAAGGATGAGTCTGAGAAAGAAGAGCCACCCCCGGGAGAGGCCATCATCCCCACCCTCCCCGACGTCAAAATGTGTGCTGCAAAAGCCATCGCCAGATCAGCTAAAAGTG cTGAAAACAGAAAGATTCTGCACGAGCAGGAAGCAGAGAAGATGTTGATCCACCTCCTGAGTCACGAGTCCAACGATGTACAGACCGCAGCAGCCCAAGCCCTAGGGGTCATGTCGGAGAACCTACTCAGTAAAGACTCCATCAGGGAGTGGG AAGGCCTACAGCCCCTGATTAAGCTGTGCAACTCTGATAATGGAGATGTGAAGGAAGCAGCAACACTAGCACTGGCCAACCTCACTGCTGGGAACTCCACTAACTGCCA AGAGGTGAGCAATCTGAATGGAGTTGAAACCTTAATCCACTTGTTGGCGGATTCTCGGGATGAAGCTGTGGCCAATACTTGTTGTGTACTGACCAACATGGCCACAGAGGAAGGGCTGCGCTCAGAGGCCCAGGGCAAAGGAGTGGTCACTGCCCTTCTGGAGCCCCTGAAATCACA AAATACAAGAGTACAAGCCAAGTCATCTCTGGCAGTTGCTGCTTTTGTTTGTGATGCAGATTCTAGATCAGAC TTCCGAAATGCAGGAGGCATCGAGAATTTGGTGATGCTGTTGCATTCTGGGAATGATGAGGTCAGACGTAATGCAGCATGGGCATTGGCTGTTTGTGCTGTAGATGAACCAACTGCTATTGAGATCTGCAAACTAGG AGGAATGGATCTCCTGCAAGAAATTCAGGTGTCTGGAACCAGAAAGAATCCCTTTGCTGAGGTTGCTTTGGAGAGATTGTTGGATGCTAACTTGTCAGCAAAATATTCCTTGACTGGACAACTAA GCTCCACCAACCTGATAGAAGATGGCTTTTATGATGCAGGACAAATCCGCCCCAACACCAAATTTATGTCAATCGAAGATTACTGCAAGCAAGAACTTAATGACAAAAGACCCATTCTCTTCATCGTTGCCAAGGCAGA TCCTGTGGCCACCCAGTCTGCCTCTAACCCAGAGCTCGAGGCCAAAGATAACTCCAAAACAAATGTGTCTGGGAAATCCTCTCGGACCGGCAGGGAAGGAAAAGG TCCTACGTCACC AAAATCTAAACagaaagagaaagaagaaaaacagaaAGAAGAAGAGTTACAGGCTCAGCTCCAAAAGGAGGCTGAAGCTCTGGCCAACTCGGAGAACCAGCCCTTCAATCCCCCGACCGACTCCAATCTAGTGAAGTACATAGAGGAAGTGACTGAGAGGATCTTACAGCTAGCTACAGCCACCGAACAAGTCAAAGCCCTGGCTCA aTTTGTAGCTGACAAGATGGGAGGCTGCATTGAGAAAGGACAACTGCCAAACTTTAGCTGGGAACTTCCTCTTAGTCAAgttaaatttgaattgaaatcaAATGTGGTTCCCATTGGTAAAATCAAGGCTGGAATTCACATACACAGAGCTTTGCTATTCAAG GCTCTTGCGGACAGAATTGCTGTACCCTGTACTCTGACTAGAGGAGAATACAACCGTGCTTGGAATGAGGTCATGTTACCTGAGACACCTGAACAG CCCGGAGCCCAGAAATTCCCACCTCGATGCTTCATAGTGGATTTGATCCACCAACCAGGACGTCTCATGAGATCAGATTCACCAGAGGCTGTCACATACAAAAAGCTGTGA
- the LOC128155801 gene encoding armadillo repeat-containing protein 3-like isoform X2 — MGKKVKEDKKPPPDDVFDTLAVESRQAGTVVLMLSSPEEDVQSKACEAIYKFVDKCDENKKQLLDLGAGEALLKLMQSEDRIVRRNACMAMGVMTAHPEVRKFLRKREESVPAFIQLLAPEEDTVVHEFSALGLSNMATEFSSKASIFESGGVDALVKCLSSSDPDVQKNSVEALAQLLLDYQSRAAIRDADGLNPLLELLKSEFAIIQKLSLLALDRASQDSENRSALRELEAMSKLIDFVAHPEWNDLHVMAVMVLSNLLEDIESLELIKETGGLKRLVALITDQVPPEEEPKAGTGKGEKKAGSRAAKKSAKGSKKDESEKEEPPPGEAIIPTLPDVKMCAAKAIARSAKSAENRKILHEQEAEKMLIHLLSHESNDVQTAAAQALGVMSENLLSKDSIREWEGLQPLIKLCNSDNGDVKEAATLALANLTAGNSTNCQEVSNLNGVETLIHLLADSRDEAVANTCCVLTNMATEEGLRSEAQGKGVVTALLEPLKSQNTRVQAKSSLAVAAFVCDADSRSDFRNAGGIENLVMLLHSGNDEVRRNAAWALAVCAVDEPTAIEICKLGGMDLLQEIQVSGTRKNPFAEVALERLLDANLSAKYSLTGQLSSTNLIEDGFYDAGQIRPNTKFMSIEDYCKQELNDKRPILFIVAKADPVATQSASNPELEAKDNSKTNVSGKSSRTGREGKGPTSPGRRRASMIPDDDRKSKQKEKEEKQKEEELQAQLQKEAEALANSENQPFNPPTDSNLVKYIEEVTERILQLATATEQVKALAQFVADKMGGCIEKGQLPNFSWELPLSQVKFELKSNVVPIGKIKAGIHIHRALLFKALADRIAVPCTLTRGEYNRAWNEVMLPETPEQPGAQKFPPRCFIVDLIHQPGRLMRSDSPEAVTYKKL, encoded by the exons ATGGGCAAAAAGGTTAAAGAAGACAAGAAACCACCACCGGATGATGTG tttgACACCTTGGCAGTGGAGAGCAGACAGGCAGGGACTGTGGTGTTGATGCTAAGTAGTCCTGAAGAAGATGTACAGTCTAAAGCCTGCGAAGCCATTTACAAGTTTGTTGACAaat GTGATGAAAACAAGAAACAGTTGCTAGACTTGGGAGCAGGAGAGGCCTTGCTAAAGTTAATGCAGAGCGAAGACCGCATAGTGCGGAGAAATGCCTGCATGGCCATGGGAGTCATGACAGCTCATC ctGAAGTAAGAAAATTCCTGAGAAAAAGAGAGGAATCTGTTCCTGCATTTATTCAGCTATTAGCACCTGAAG AAGACACAGTTGTACATGAGTTTTCTGCCCTGGGTCTGTCCAACATGGCCACAGAATTCAGCAGCAAGGCGTCAATATTTGAGAGTGGGGGAGTGGATGCCTTGGTCAAATGTCTCAGCTCCAGTGATCCAGATGTCCAGAAGAACAGTGTTGAAGCCCTTGCTCAATTGTTATTG GATTACCAGTCCAGAGCTGCCATCCGGGATGCAGATGGACTGAATCCTTTGCTGGAGTTGCTGAAGTCAGAATTTGCCATCATACAGAAGCTGTCACTGTTGGCCTTGGACAGAGCCTCACAGGACT cTGAGAATAGATCTGCGCTTCGAGAGCTGGAGGCCATGTCAAAGCTGATTGACTTTGTGGCTCATCCTGAATGGAATGACCTACATGTCATGGCAGTAATGGTTCTCTCTAATCTCTTGGAAGACATAGAGAGCCTAGAG CTTATTAAAGAGACAGGGGGACTGAAGCGTCTTGTGGCCCTGATCACAGACCAGGTCCCCCCAGAGGAGGAACCAAAAGCTGGGACAGGCAAGGGGGAGAAGAAGGCAGGCTCTCGGGCCGCCAAGAAGAGTGCAAAGGGAA GTAAGAAGGATGAGTCTGAGAAAGAAGAGCCACCCCCGGGAGAGGCCATCATCCCCACCCTCCCCGACGTCAAAATGTGTGCTGCAAAAGCCATCGCCAGATCAGCTAAAAGTG cTGAAAACAGAAAGATTCTGCACGAGCAGGAAGCAGAGAAGATGTTGATCCACCTCCTGAGTCACGAGTCCAACGATGTACAGACCGCAGCAGCCCAAGCCCTAGGGGTCATGTCGGAGAACCTACTCAGTAAAGACTCCATCAGGGAGTGGG AAGGCCTACAGCCCCTGATTAAGCTGTGCAACTCTGATAATGGAGATGTGAAGGAAGCAGCAACACTAGCACTGGCCAACCTCACTGCTGGGAACTCCACTAACTGCCA AGAGGTGAGCAATCTGAATGGAGTTGAAACCTTAATCCACTTGTTGGCGGATTCTCGGGATGAAGCTGTGGCCAATACTTGTTGTGTACTGACCAACATGGCCACAGAGGAAGGGCTGCGCTCAGAGGCCCAGGGCAAAGGAGTGGTCACTGCCCTTCTGGAGCCCCTGAAATCACA AAATACAAGAGTACAAGCCAAGTCATCTCTGGCAGTTGCTGCTTTTGTTTGTGATGCAGATTCTAGATCAGAC TTCCGAAATGCAGGAGGCATCGAGAATTTGGTGATGCTGTTGCATTCTGGGAATGATGAGGTCAGACGTAATGCAGCATGGGCATTGGCTGTTTGTGCTGTAGATGAACCAACTGCTATTGAGATCTGCAAACTAGG AGGAATGGATCTCCTGCAAGAAATTCAGGTGTCTGGAACCAGAAAGAATCCCTTTGCTGAGGTTGCTTTGGAGAGATTGTTGGATGCTAACTTGTCAGCAAAATATTCCTTGACTGGACAACTAA GCTCCACCAACCTGATAGAAGATGGCTTTTATGATGCAGGACAAATCCGCCCCAACACCAAATTTATGTCAATCGAAGATTACTGCAAGCAAGAACTTAATGACAAAAGACCCATTCTCTTCATCGTTGCCAAGGCAGA TCCTGTGGCCACCCAGTCTGCCTCTAACCCAGAGCTCGAGGCCAAAGATAACTCCAAAACAAATGTGTCTGGGAAATCCTCTCGGACCGGCAGGGAAGGAAAAGG TCCTACGTCACC GGGTCGCAGACGTGCCTCCATGATTCCTGATGACGATAG AAAATCTAAACagaaagagaaagaagaaaaacagaaAGAAGAAGAGTTACAGGCTCAGCTCCAAAAGGAGGCTGAAGCTCTGGCCAACTCGGAGAACCAGCCCTTCAATCCCCCGACCGACTCCAATCTAGTGAAGTACATAGAGGAAGTGACTGAGAGGATCTTACAGCTAGCTACAGCCACCGAACAAGTCAAAGCCCTGGCTCA aTTTGTAGCTGACAAGATGGGAGGCTGCATTGAGAAAGGACAACTGCCAAACTTTAGCTGGGAACTTCCTCTTAGTCAAgttaaatttgaattgaaatcaAATGTGGTTCCCATTGGTAAAATCAAGGCTGGAATTCACATACACAGAGCTTTGCTATTCAAG GCTCTTGCGGACAGAATTGCTGTACCCTGTACTCTGACTAGAGGAGAATACAACCGTGCTTGGAATGAGGTCATGTTACCTGAGACACCTGAACAG CCCGGAGCCCAGAAATTCCCACCTCGATGCTTCATAGTGGATTTGATCCACCAACCAGGACGTCTCATGAGATCAGATTCACCAGAGGCTGTCACATACAAAAAGCTGTGA
- the LOC128155801 gene encoding armadillo repeat-containing protein 3-like isoform X3, translating into MGKKVKEDKKPPPDDVFDTLAVESRQAGTVVLMLSSPEEDVQSKACEAIYKFVDKCDENKKQLLDLGAGEALLKLMQSEDRIVRRNACMAMGVMTAHPEVRKFLRKREESVPAFIQLLAPEEDTVVHEFSALGLSNMATEFSSKASIFESGGVDALVKCLSSSDPDVQKNSVEALAQLLLDYQSRAAIRDADGLNPLLELLKSEFAIIQKLSLLALDRASQDSENRSALRELEAMSKLIDFVAHPEWNDLHVMAVMVLSNLLEDIESLELIKETGGLKRLVALITDQVPPEEEPKAGTGKGEKKAGSRAAKKSAKGSKSGKKDESEKEEPPPGEAIIPTLPDVKMCAAKAIARSAKSAENRKILHEQEAEKMLIHLLSHESNDVQTAAAQALGVMSENLLSKDSIREWEGLQPLIKLCNSDNGDVKEAATLALANLTAGNSTNCQEVSNLNGVETLIHLLADSRDEAVANTCCVLTNMATEEGLRSEAQGKGVVTALLEPLKSQNTRVQAKSSLAVAAFVCDADSRSDFRNAGGIENLVMLLHSGNDEVRRNAAWALAVCAVDEPTAIEICKLGGMDLLQEIQVSGTRKNPFAEVALERLLDANLSAKYSLTGQLSSTNLIEDGFYDAGQIRPNTKFMSIEDYCKQELNDKRPILFIVAKADPVATQSASNPELEAKDNSKTNVSGKSSRTGREGKGGRRRASMIPDDDRKSKQKEKEEKQKEEELQAQLQKEAEALANSENQPFNPPTDSNLVKYIEEVTERILQLATATEQVKALAQFVADKMGGCIEKGQLPNFSWELPLSQVKFELKSNVVPIGKIKAGIHIHRALLFKALADRIAVPCTLTRGEYNRAWNEVMLPETPEQPGAQKFPPRCFIVDLIHQPGRLMRSDSPEAVTYKKL; encoded by the exons ATGGGCAAAAAGGTTAAAGAAGACAAGAAACCACCACCGGATGATGTG tttgACACCTTGGCAGTGGAGAGCAGACAGGCAGGGACTGTGGTGTTGATGCTAAGTAGTCCTGAAGAAGATGTACAGTCTAAAGCCTGCGAAGCCATTTACAAGTTTGTTGACAaat GTGATGAAAACAAGAAACAGTTGCTAGACTTGGGAGCAGGAGAGGCCTTGCTAAAGTTAATGCAGAGCGAAGACCGCATAGTGCGGAGAAATGCCTGCATGGCCATGGGAGTCATGACAGCTCATC ctGAAGTAAGAAAATTCCTGAGAAAAAGAGAGGAATCTGTTCCTGCATTTATTCAGCTATTAGCACCTGAAG AAGACACAGTTGTACATGAGTTTTCTGCCCTGGGTCTGTCCAACATGGCCACAGAATTCAGCAGCAAGGCGTCAATATTTGAGAGTGGGGGAGTGGATGCCTTGGTCAAATGTCTCAGCTCCAGTGATCCAGATGTCCAGAAGAACAGTGTTGAAGCCCTTGCTCAATTGTTATTG GATTACCAGTCCAGAGCTGCCATCCGGGATGCAGATGGACTGAATCCTTTGCTGGAGTTGCTGAAGTCAGAATTTGCCATCATACAGAAGCTGTCACTGTTGGCCTTGGACAGAGCCTCACAGGACT cTGAGAATAGATCTGCGCTTCGAGAGCTGGAGGCCATGTCAAAGCTGATTGACTTTGTGGCTCATCCTGAATGGAATGACCTACATGTCATGGCAGTAATGGTTCTCTCTAATCTCTTGGAAGACATAGAGAGCCTAGAG CTTATTAAAGAGACAGGGGGACTGAAGCGTCTTGTGGCCCTGATCACAGACCAGGTCCCCCCAGAGGAGGAACCAAAAGCTGGGACAGGCAAGGGGGAGAAGAAGGCAGGCTCTCGGGCCGCCAAGAAGAGTGCAAAGGGAAGTAAGTCAG GTAAGAAGGATGAGTCTGAGAAAGAAGAGCCACCCCCGGGAGAGGCCATCATCCCCACCCTCCCCGACGTCAAAATGTGTGCTGCAAAAGCCATCGCCAGATCAGCTAAAAGTG cTGAAAACAGAAAGATTCTGCACGAGCAGGAAGCAGAGAAGATGTTGATCCACCTCCTGAGTCACGAGTCCAACGATGTACAGACCGCAGCAGCCCAAGCCCTAGGGGTCATGTCGGAGAACCTACTCAGTAAAGACTCCATCAGGGAGTGGG AAGGCCTACAGCCCCTGATTAAGCTGTGCAACTCTGATAATGGAGATGTGAAGGAAGCAGCAACACTAGCACTGGCCAACCTCACTGCTGGGAACTCCACTAACTGCCA AGAGGTGAGCAATCTGAATGGAGTTGAAACCTTAATCCACTTGTTGGCGGATTCTCGGGATGAAGCTGTGGCCAATACTTGTTGTGTACTGACCAACATGGCCACAGAGGAAGGGCTGCGCTCAGAGGCCCAGGGCAAAGGAGTGGTCACTGCCCTTCTGGAGCCCCTGAAATCACA AAATACAAGAGTACAAGCCAAGTCATCTCTGGCAGTTGCTGCTTTTGTTTGTGATGCAGATTCTAGATCAGAC TTCCGAAATGCAGGAGGCATCGAGAATTTGGTGATGCTGTTGCATTCTGGGAATGATGAGGTCAGACGTAATGCAGCATGGGCATTGGCTGTTTGTGCTGTAGATGAACCAACTGCTATTGAGATCTGCAAACTAGG AGGAATGGATCTCCTGCAAGAAATTCAGGTGTCTGGAACCAGAAAGAATCCCTTTGCTGAGGTTGCTTTGGAGAGATTGTTGGATGCTAACTTGTCAGCAAAATATTCCTTGACTGGACAACTAA GCTCCACCAACCTGATAGAAGATGGCTTTTATGATGCAGGACAAATCCGCCCCAACACCAAATTTATGTCAATCGAAGATTACTGCAAGCAAGAACTTAATGACAAAAGACCCATTCTCTTCATCGTTGCCAAGGCAGA TCCTGTGGCCACCCAGTCTGCCTCTAACCCAGAGCTCGAGGCCAAAGATAACTCCAAAACAAATGTGTCTGGGAAATCCTCTCGGACCGGCAGGGAAGGAAAAGG GGGTCGCAGACGTGCCTCCATGATTCCTGATGACGATAG AAAATCTAAACagaaagagaaagaagaaaaacagaaAGAAGAAGAGTTACAGGCTCAGCTCCAAAAGGAGGCTGAAGCTCTGGCCAACTCGGAGAACCAGCCCTTCAATCCCCCGACCGACTCCAATCTAGTGAAGTACATAGAGGAAGTGACTGAGAGGATCTTACAGCTAGCTACAGCCACCGAACAAGTCAAAGCCCTGGCTCA aTTTGTAGCTGACAAGATGGGAGGCTGCATTGAGAAAGGACAACTGCCAAACTTTAGCTGGGAACTTCCTCTTAGTCAAgttaaatttgaattgaaatcaAATGTGGTTCCCATTGGTAAAATCAAGGCTGGAATTCACATACACAGAGCTTTGCTATTCAAG GCTCTTGCGGACAGAATTGCTGTACCCTGTACTCTGACTAGAGGAGAATACAACCGTGCTTGGAATGAGGTCATGTTACCTGAGACACCTGAACAG CCCGGAGCCCAGAAATTCCCACCTCGATGCTTCATAGTGGATTTGATCCACCAACCAGGACGTCTCATGAGATCAGATTCACCAGAGGCTGTCACATACAAAAAGCTGTGA